The Hemiscyllium ocellatum isolate sHemOce1 chromosome 39, sHemOce1.pat.X.cur, whole genome shotgun sequence nucleotide sequence tcatggataggaaaggattaggagGCTGTAGGCCCTgtccagggaaatggggttagtgtggatggacattttcatTGACATGGAACAATTTGCCAAGGGGAGGAGGTTACACAAATTTCCCTACCcttaatgatggaggagcccagcgcATAGGATAAGGCTAAACATTTGCAATAAGATTTGAGCCCCCAGCCGCAGATGATTAACCTGACTCACTGAATTCCTGTCTCAGTAACATACCATTATGCCACTTGTCCCACCCACCTGTAGACAGACACCTGAGATAGCCATTAGTGTcaaggaattaagagtttaattaacatagaatccctgcagtgtggaaactggccattcagtccaacaattccacactaactgaaaaaaaagccacctagacccattctcttactccacctttacccctgactaatgtccctaacctacacatccctcaaatctatggttaatttagcatagccatttcatctaacctgcacatctttggattgtggggaaaaaccccacacacagacagggagaattCCACacgatagtcacccaaggctggaaacaagccgattgctaaccactgtgccacaatgctGCCCAAGAGAATGCGGGAGAAATCTGAGCAGTGACTGGGGAGACAGGTTCACATTTTTAATCGAGAGAGACTCTTGGAAGGTTAGCAGGACCTgaccacagacactgccagaccacctgagttttcccagcattctgtggtttcagatttccaacctctgcattattttgcttttagtcCTGAGTGTAAGTTCCTTCCAGAGTCTTCAGCAGCTGACAATGGTTTGAAGAATCTTTTTTTTTGGAGAGTCTTTGAGGCAAAGGTGGGAGCTGTCTGTCGATAACCAGTAAACAGACAATGAGGTCTTGGATTTTCTATTTAAATTGAAacaatagaatcagtctgaatgggtgtggtcaagctctcagCTTCAGTACTTTTAATGTGTAGCAGTACTGCTAAGGTCTTCCAGTGAAAGCTATTTTCCCCCCACTCCTTCAGTCACCAAATCTAGGCTGCGGGGGCTGTTCCTGCTTTTGGATTTGCTACAGTGgtttctgaatttaccttttgccaacgGGTTGTTTATGGGAACTGACTACATTGGACAAGGGAGAGGGGGAtggctgcagatcagagtcaaaacatgtggtactggaaaagcacagctggtcaggcagtatctgatgaccaggagagtcaacatttcaagcataagcttggcatcaggaatgtgggaggttccaagggggcagagagataaatgggaaagggggTGGGGAAAGTATCTGAGAATACAAGATAGTTAGTtgaaggtgagggggggtggCAGCTGTGATGGTCATTGTGGAGAAGTAGATGGGAAAGAAGGTAGACATGTTGGACagttgaaagagagagagcagtgcTGAATAAGATGGTTGGAAAGGAAGTTCAGAACTTGAAATCCAGATTGGAAACCTCTATCAACAAGATCAAAAGATgggagatgaggtgttcttcctccagttgttgggAGGCTAGAATTTGGTGGAAGAGGCAGCCCAGGAattgcatgcccttggcagagtggaagggggaattGGAGtgttcagccagaaggtggtggggttgattgctGTGAAGTCCAGAAATGTTCTACACGTTGGTGAAACCAATTCAGAGTAAAGGGGTAGCTATGGGCACTGACATGACCCCAGCTCTGCCTGTCTGTCAGGTACAACAACGAGTTCATCTGCTGCAGCTACACTGGTACCATGACACAGCTTGCCCTCCATTACTGGATGGTATTGTTACCATCTTTTACTCCCACAAGGAGGGAGAACAgttcagtgtttactatggaggaggatatggaaggTGTGGAAAGAAGGGAAGTAGATGACGACATGTTCAAAAGTGTCCACATTAGTTAAATGGAGGTGGTGTACGATGTCTTCAACCACatcccctgtcctggggagtgagCACAGTTTACATTCAACTGAGTAGATCATTAAGGTTATCAATATTCAAAATTAGGTTTCTATTCAGTCAAGTGACCACAACCCTTCTGGACTTGCCAGCATAGCTTTGTGGTTCAGGGGCATGATAATTTCCAGCCCATCAGTTTGATATCCCAATATTGTAGATATTAGAAATTAGAGGGATAACAATTCACAAAaacagcaggactggcagcatctcaggGGATGGAAAGATTGGGAATCCACATGGACACTTCTGAAGAGAATCAGAGCAGAAGAGGAACCCCAACTGCTCCTCCCTCAGACACTGCCACATCTGAGCAGttcctccagcacattctgtGAACAGTGATTTCATCTGAATGGAAAGCCCGTTCTAATGTCAAACCCCTGTACTTCCTGGAAGGAGCAAACAATACTTCCATCACCCAATCAGAAAGTGCAGTTTGTGGATTGGAGAGGCTAAACCCAGGGATAGTATGAAAGAGGATGCAGAAACAAACCAGCTCCAGACAGAAGACACCATGAATCACTGCTTTATTGACTATTTCAATCACCAGTTGATGGGTGTTTGCTTGTGTCTCCTGTACAGGAGGAAGGCCAGCAATGATGCAGAGATCAGACAGACAGCTGTCACAGTCAGGACCACCATCACAACCAGCTCTGACTCCACACCTACAAAACAAGGAGAAACCAATGGTTACTGAGGGAAAACAGGGACAGAAAGGGAAACCAGCAGGCAGCCAACTCACCGCTTGGAGACCTCTCCTGCATCCTTCCGTCACCCTCAGTCAGGGGAGCAGTTGCCAGGTTGATCAGCTGAGTATCCAGAATGATCAGGGGACCAAGTGAggcctcctcctcccactccaatccAGCTTCACTCTCTGCAAGATCAAACATCCCAGTCAGGGAAGGGTGTGGGGTGGTGAGGAGGTAAGGGAGGGGAGATCTGACAGTGTCAGCGACCTACCTGCTTCAGTGCCAAGGTCTCTCCTTCCTCTGAAAGGGATCAGGATCTCCCTTGTGCTCCCACAATTCCCCACATGGCAACAGGCACAAATGTCACTGTCTGACCCCTCCAATGGCCTCCAGCTAAACAAGAGAAACAGCCCATCAACCACATGGTGCATCACCTCTCCCAACAACAACatctgagggacagggagagggaactTACATATGCTCCAGCTTCTGGAAAGTACAAGCTTTGTTCCTGGAATCTCCCTGATCCACTGCAGCAACTCTCAGGTGACAGGTGATGAATATCTGAGGGACATAGTCAGAACAAGTCAGTGTTTAGTGACTCCCTCCCCAATGTGGAGAAGCACATCAGCAGCTTCCTCTTACCAAGGATCGCTCATCTCCATAGAAACGGAAGGCATCCAAGTCAAACTGGAGCTTGTCCGGCTCCCGCCCATCTCTGGGCAACACAAAGGTTGAAAAGGAGTCCTCAGCTTTGCTGTCCAGGAGGCAACTGCAGATGGACAAAGGGCCATGAAGTGAATGGAGTGAAGCCATTGAGATGGGAGCAGCTGGAGAAAGCAGAGAACTCCTTACCCATTGTAGTCAATGATGCTGTATCTCAGGGTGGAGTCCTTGTCTGGGCTCAGTGTAGCTACACAGCGATCAATGTACAGCTTCAGGGACACATGGTTGGCCATTGAAACAGATGCCTCAATGTGAATGAGGTCTCCCAGGTAGTAGACAGTGGAAGTGCGCTCTGTAAGCCAATCATCTGAAGTACAGCAAGACAAGGGTTGGAGCAAGTGGGTACAACTCCCACAGAGCCACCAGGAGATCCCTCCCCAGCCACCCATCACATACCATTCATTAGACGCAGAGAGAATGACAAATGCCCTTCTCCAGACCTGGTGGAGCTAAATGGGATCCAGGTGGGCTTGATGGGATTACTGCTCACATTGCCCTTCCTGGGGGAAAAGGAGACAGCACAGCCATTTTAGGCTAGTGTTAGACAACAGCAGCAGGGGATCATACTGACAATCAATTAAAGATTCTCACCTGAAATACCGACATTCAATGGGAACAACAGCTCCATTTGTTCTCACAATGACAGATCCAGGATAGTTTGGGATGTGGGTCAGGTGGGTGGTGTAGATCAGGAAATCTCCAGTCATCTGGAAGACACCAGGGTAAGGAATGAGGGGCTGATCTGAAATGAGAAGGATCTACACAGGGTTCACAATGACACTGTCACATTGGGACAATTCTTTAGCAAGTGACAGTTTCAGGGCCAGGAAACTGCTTTCCCACCCCCCCAGAGCTCAAGGGACCACTACTAGAGAGCTCTAGGTCACAGGTCAGGGGTTAGTCATTTAGGATCAATTTAACAAGGTGTGACATCATTGTAGATGTCAAGATGGGAATTCCTGATCCAAACATTGGGTGAAAAAAGGTGGTGTTGGTGTCTCAGGCAGAATTAGAGATAGGTATTGATGGAACAGTGATATGGTGATTGTTATCACAGGGAAGAGGCTGCAGGGATCTTTTGGCCATCATCTCCCAATGTTATCATGAAATTTTCAGATTGTGAGCAAAGATTACAAGCAGAATATGTGGAGAGATTAATAGCAATGTGAGGCAATATACAGAGTGCACAAGATGGGAAAAGTAGAGAAAACAATAATTAACCAGAATGAAATCAAAACAGTTTAAGCTACAGGACAAATTCATATTGACAAAGTGTTCTGTTAGAATATACACTGGTTTCGAGGCTGCTGATTACATAATGAGAATAGGAGCACAAGGCTAGAGATGGAGAACAGTTCAGGTACAATACAACCCAAGATAGGAACTTAGTCTgacaatttgagaatttagaagTCTAGTCCTCCTCAATATCAACATCACCACATCCAGGAAAACCTGGACAGCCCAAGCTTCCCGCAAGTGTAGACAACCCCCATTACCTGCAATCTACTACCACACTCATGCAGCCCATAGTCAAAGAGGACAGTCTGGTTCTCAGGGTAGACCCTGGTTGAGGGACAACCTGCTGTCCCCAATGTCAGGTCAGCAGCTTTAATCAGGTGCCCAGTTCCAAATAAATCCAGCTGGGCCCTCACTAGCAGGTTGTGCTCTCCACACTGCACCATCACAGTCTGCAGTGGGGACACATTCCCAACCTCAGACATTCGGAAACTGGAAGCAGTAGGACCCTCATGAGGAGGCACTCTCTCAGGAACAGGGCTGGCTCTCACTATTGTCCATGGAAACCTCTGGCTCAGAAACTGTTGCCATGTGTCAGAGCAACAAACAGCTCCAACTAACACCAACAAAGGGAACAAACCCCTCACTacaaaatcacccatgatcacaAACAACTCaaccatccccacacacccccaaccaGCTCCTTTTATACACACAACCTGCACTCACCTGACACCAATGTGACCAGAAGCAGCAACATTGAACCAATCAACCAGCCCCAATCTCTACAATGTCCACCAATGACTGAACCCATCGAGTTATTACCAGGCGGGCCTATTTCATTTGGACCAATAGGAGTGACTGTGAGCTGCTGTGCTGTCACCTGACTGAATTCAGCTCCACAAGGTCTCATGGTGAAGGCCCCATCAATACACTCATCAAACATAGCTCATTAATCCAGGAGGGTGTCTGCTGGGTCCTGCCAACCCTCACCCAAAGAGACTGACAGTGAGACCCACGGAGAGATTGTCTGAGGATGGGGTTTGGTCAGAACAAATGGATTGACCTTATATTACACCTCCCCcggaagtgtttgatggaggcAATATGGAagaagctttattctgtatctaaactTGTCATGTCCCTGTCAGGGGAATGTTTGATCGGGACAATGCAGGGAGAGCTTTACTGTGATGTTCCTTTTAATTCATAGAGTCGTGGCAGTTTTACTCTGTATTTCACcgtgtgctgtctctgtcctgggaacCTTTGATGGGGACAGCTTTCCTTCCAATTTTCAAGAATAGAAGTAGCTTTAGCTTCAATTGGAAAGAGTAGAATCTATTACTCCATTTCTAACTCATTGATGTCCCTGGATTAAAAGTGTTTGATGTAGACAGTGTAGCTGTACATTTAGTTTAAAAGTGTAGAGACAGCTTTCTGTTCAGCGAAAATGAGCAGAGGAAGCTCATGTAtcgagtcccacactgaccttgcTGTGGCAGAGTTTGTTGGGCGATGGTGttgagggagaaaatgaggattgcagattctggagatcacagtcaaagtGTATGGTCcctgaaaagtacagcaggtcatgcagcatctgaggagcaggagagtcaatgtttcaggtataagtaCTTCATCAGGATCATGGGttgggaaagggggctgagagataaatagaaggttAGAGGTTGGGGAGGAAGATagctgggatggtgataggtagatgcaggcgCATTTTACATTTATTCTAAAAGGCAcgatggggcagcatggtggcacagtggttagcactgctgcctcacagcaccagggacatgggttcgattccagtctcgggcgacactctgtgtggagtttgcacattctcattatgtctgtgtggaattactctaggtgctctggtttccaaagatgtgcaggttaggtggataagccatggtaaattactgttagtgttcagggctgtataagataagtgcattagtcagggaacatgtagagtaatagggtaaggcaATGGttttggctgggttactcttcaaaaggtcagtgtggacatgttgggtcaaatggcctgtttccacactgtagggattcgatgattcaaCATAAATGTGTATAAATCCCTacgacctgaccaggtgtaccctggaactctgtggaaagctcaggaagtgattgctgggcctcttgctgagaaattttTATCATCGACGTTTGAGGTattggaagactggagtttggctaatgtgTTGTCACGATTTAGGAAAGGTggtcaggaaaagccagggaactacagactagtgagctTGGCATCGGTGGTGGTCAAGTTAtagaagggaatcctgagggacaggatttacatgtatttggtaagccaaagactgattaggagtagtcagcatggctttgtgggagAGAAATCATTTCTCAGAAACATGATTGActttgttgaagaagtaacacagaggattgatgagagcagtgtggtggatgtgatctgtatggacatcggcaaggcattcaacaaagttcctcatgggtgactggttagcaatgttacaTCTCATAGTATACAgggatgtggatacagaactggctggaaggtAAAAGACATAGGGTAgcggtggaggattgtttttcagagtggaggcctgtgaccagtggtgtgccataggatcggtgctttttgtcatttgtataaatgatttggatgtgaacatgggaggtatcattagtaagtttgcagatgacaccaaaattggaggtgtagttgtcagcgaaggaggttaccatGATCCATGTGATTggaatgtcgatttcaccagtttccttatttcctgtcttcccagccccaccccatcctaattatatctcagcccccttgggggcacccactcattcctgatgaagagcttgtgcttgaAACGATGTCtgtcttgttcctcagatgctgcctgattgactGTACCTTTACAGCATCACACtttccgactctgatctccagcatctacagtcctcactttctcccaactgaGCACGTGCACCgagaaattgcaaatggagttcaatgtagatcAGTATGAGGTGTTACAGTTTGGAAAGTcacatcaaggtaggagtttcatgatgaatgattgggccttaaggagtgtagtgggacagagggaccttgaagttcaggtggatggttctctgaaagtggagtcacaggtagacagga carries:
- the LOC132834215 gene encoding uncharacterized protein LOC132834215, with amino-acid sequence MSEVGNVSPLQTVMVQCGEHNLLVRAQLDLFGTGHLIKAADLTLGTAGCPSTRVYPENQTVLFDYGLHECGSRLQMTGDFLIYTTHLTHIPNYPGSVIVRTNGAVVPIECRYFRKGNVSSNPIKPTWIPFSSTRSGEGHLSFSLRLMNDDWLTERTSTVYYLGDLIHIEASVSMANHVSLKLYIDRCVATLSPDKDSTLRYSIIDYNGCLLDSKAEDSFSTFVLPRDGREPDKLQFDLDAFRFYGDERSLIFITCHLRVAAVDQGDSRNKACTFQKLEHMCGVRAGCDGGPDCDSCLSDLCIIAGLPPVQETQANTHQLVIEIVNKAVIHGVFCLELTVMVQCGEHNLLVRAQLDFFGTGHQIKAADLTLGTAGCQPTRVYPENQIVLFDYGLHECGSRLQMTGDFLIYTIHLTYIPNYPGSVIVRTNGAVVPIECRYLRMGNVSSNPIKPTWIPFSSTRSGEGHLSFSLRLMNGDWLTERTSTVYYLGDLIHIEASVSMANHVPLKLYIDRCVATLSPDKDSTLRYSIIDYNGCLLDSKAEDSFSTFVLPRDGREPDKLQFDLDAFRFYGDERSLIFITCHLRVAPADQGDSRNKACTFQKLEHIWRPLEGSDSDICACCHVGNCGSTREILIPFRGRRDLGTEAGRSLTL